The Maniola hyperantus chromosome 9, iAphHyp1.2, whole genome shotgun sequence genome includes a region encoding these proteins:
- the fj gene encoding extracellular serine/threonine protein kinase four-jointed produces MATFTQIVEDRKDVNKQCGTDRLPTLKDIEKDTETVAHNKLKTATTDMDCYRIKNPCLLYNNFRYKKELSRVAMKREYGFYSYCFISVCLSFILGLLIGVAIVGSPETRVISPSYSPRKLVRINTTRDGHSRSLNSLKLTDNFKVDKDYIFSEKEKDRFATVSFTGAIEPHKYKMDVYPKGLTDDMKEILKDNKVSRHKHTILNVINTTSHVPNDETVLYENIYWGPEVENSMPQGYGENSAEIWERYVNQSEIVKMETGCGRMQNRLVTFRDGIQACVRYRQNTDQIQGEIFSFYVARLLNLTNVAPSVVKVVDLKDKLWQSVTNDIATAQWNTNRAVVLTQYIPSLEPATIPEVFKPSTRHLNKIDVFKISFKENATSDTSKQILIDKLRLKNVKTKKEEVENFDYIDAKLNRKTIDLFVELAQWSDLIIFDYLTANLDRIVNNLFNYQWNINIMDGPAHNLARKMDSGLLLFLDNESGLLHGYRLLKKYNMYHSLMLDNLCVFRKKTVDALKLLYDTSIGSKLSDIFHTKNNAVIRDILPPLPEKNAKILHDRIGKVLSQIEKCEQTFLNTR; encoded by the coding sequence ATGGCGACCTTTACGCAGATTGTTGAGGATAGAAAAGACGTAAATAAACAATGTGGAACCGATAGACTGCCTACTCTAAAAGACATTGAAAAAGACACTGAAACAGTAGCAcataacaaattaaaaacagcAACCACTGATATGGACTGCTACAGAATAAAAAATCCTTGCCTCCTATATAATAATTTCAGATACAAAAAAGAACTATCAAGGGTGGCCATGAAAAGAGAATATGGTTTCTATAGCTATTGTTTTATTAGTGTTTGCTTAAGTTTCATATTGGGATTACTTATCGGAGTTGCAATAGTGGGATCTCCCGAAACAAGAGTGATTTCTCCTAGTTATAGTCCTAGAAAATTAGTGAGAATAAATACTACTCGAGATGGACATTCGAGAAGTTTAAATTCTCTAAAATTGACTGATAATTTTAAGGTAGACAAAGATTATATATTTTCCGAAAAAGAAAAAGACAGATTTGCAACTGTTTCGTTTACGGGTGCTATTGAACCCCATAAATACAAAATGGACGTGTATCCGAAGGGACTCACGGATGATATGaaagaaattttaaaagataataaaGTGTCTCGTCATAAGCACACTATACTAAATGTTATCAATACAACTTCACATGTACCCAATGACGAAACAGTTTTATATGAAAACATTTACTGGGGTCCCGAAGTAGAAAATTCAATGCCTCAGGGTTATGGCGAGAATTCAGCTGAAATATGGGAGAGATACGTAAACCAAAGCGAAATCGTTAAAATGGAAACAGGCTGCGGAAGAATGCAGAATCGATTAGTAACTTTTAGAGATGGAATTCAAGCTTGCGTGCGCTATAGACAGAATACGGATCAAATACAGGGAGAAATCTTTAGTTTCTATGTAGCAAGACTGTTGAATTTAACAAATGTTGCTCCTTCCGTCGTCAAAGTCGTTGATTTAAAAGATAAACTATGGCAAAGTGTCACTAATGATATAGCCACAGCACAATGGAACACGAATCGTGCTGTAGTATTAACTCAATACATACCAAGCTTAGAACCAGCAACTATACCGGAAGTTTTTAAACCGTCCACtagacatttaaataaaatcgatgtttttaaaatttcctttAAAGAAAACGCTACAAGTGACACAAGTAAGCAAATTTTGATAGACAAATTGAGACTGAAAAATGTTAAAACGAAGAAAGAAGAAGTAGAAAATTTCGACTACATAGATGCGAAACTGAATAGAAAAACTATAGATTTGTTTGTGGAGTTAGCGCAATGGTCTGACCTCATAATATTTGACTACCTAACGGCGAATTTAGATagaattgtaaataatttatttaattatcaatggaatataaatattatggaTGGTCCAGCGCACAATCTGGCAAGAAAAATGGACAGTGGACTTTTGCTGTTCTTGGACAATGAATCTGGACTTTTACATGGTTATAGACtgctaaaaaaatataacatgtACCATAGTCTGATGCTTGATAATTTGTGTGTTTTTAGAAAAAAGACAGTTGATGCGTTAAAGCTTTTATACGACACATCAATTGGTTCAAAACTCAGTGATATATTTCATACGAAAAATAATGCAGTAATTAGAGACATTTTACCACCTTTGCCGGAGAAAAATGCGAAGATTTTACACGACAGGATAGGAAAGGTGTTGAGTCAAATAGAGAAGTGTGAACAGACTTTTCTTAATACTAGATAG